The following proteins are co-located in the Dyadobacter chenwenxiniae genome:
- a CDS encoding DinB family protein, with amino-acid sequence MDSIQRKKLVNELISLIEKGNAHVSFKESVTGLPSELRTIIPENLPYSIWQLVEHIRIAQKDIVDFSSSAGSESLAWPDDYWVEPTDTVTDEDWNNSLQQIEKDQQRFQALLEDEQHDLFAPLPWGTGQSLLREAMLIADHNAYHTAEIVVARRLLKSWK; translated from the coding sequence ATGGACAGTATTCAACGCAAGAAACTTGTAAATGAACTCATTAGCCTGATCGAGAAAGGAAATGCGCATGTTAGCTTTAAGGAATCAGTTACCGGCTTACCATCCGAATTGCGCACAATCATTCCCGAAAACTTGCCTTACAGCATCTGGCAGTTGGTCGAACACATCCGGATCGCGCAAAAAGATATCGTCGATTTTTCGTCTTCTGCCGGCAGTGAGTCACTGGCCTGGCCCGACGATTACTGGGTAGAGCCGACCGATACGGTTACCGACGAAGATTGGAATAATTCATTGCAACAAATTGAAAAGGATCAACAGCGATTTCAGGCTTTGCTCGAGGACGAGCAACATGACCTTTTCGCACCGCTTCCGTGGGGGACAGGACAAAGCCTGCTGCGCGAAGCAATGCTTATAGCGGATCACAATGCTTATCACACAGCCGAAATCGTTGTTGCGAGGCGATTACTGAAAAGTTGGAAGTGA
- a CDS encoding Gfo/Idh/MocA family protein — MNPTRRKFLRNVTAASALLATESIAKPFNIIKDLKKISPNDKIRFATIGMGIQGHQDTKAALRGAPDAEFVAAADLYDGRLARVKEVFGKDIFTTRDHRQILERKDIDAVLIVTPDHWHDHITKASLQAGKHVYCEKPMVHHINEGLSVIDAWKKSGKTMQVGSQRISSASFKEAKRLFQAGEIGEINYVESNNDRFNSIGAWNYSIPTDASPTTVDWDHYLGDAPKVPFDAKRFFRWRNYQDYGTGVGGDLFVHLITGVHFVTNSLGPERIMSSGELSYWKDGRDVPDVLVSILDYPKTDIHANFQMVLRVNFANAGAIANNTRIIGTEGQIEFTENNLVLTKKKLPKAPGFGGYDSFNTFSESQQQEFKKQYDAQYPEDTRKADPVKEVKFTAPKEDDAHANHFADFFDNIKKGSVGTIEDPIFGFRAAAPVLACNESYFSKKIINWDPVAMKVKKK; from the coding sequence ATGAATCCTACCCGCAGGAAATTTCTCAGGAACGTGACAGCTGCCTCAGCTTTGTTAGCCACAGAAAGCATTGCCAAGCCTTTTAACATCATCAAAGATCTTAAAAAGATCAGCCCGAATGACAAGATCCGTTTTGCCACCATTGGCATGGGGATTCAGGGGCATCAAGACACCAAGGCTGCATTAAGGGGCGCTCCCGATGCAGAATTTGTGGCCGCTGCCGACTTGTACGATGGCAGGCTGGCGCGCGTGAAGGAAGTTTTCGGGAAAGATATTTTTACGACGAGAGATCACCGCCAGATCCTGGAACGAAAAGACATTGATGCTGTCCTCATCGTAACCCCCGACCACTGGCATGACCACATTACCAAAGCCTCGTTGCAAGCCGGGAAGCACGTTTATTGTGAAAAACCCATGGTGCATCACATCAATGAAGGGCTTTCAGTGATCGATGCCTGGAAAAAATCGGGTAAGACGATGCAGGTTGGTAGCCAGCGCATTAGCTCGGCTTCATTCAAGGAAGCCAAAAGACTTTTTCAGGCCGGAGAAATTGGCGAGATTAACTATGTAGAATCAAATAATGACCGTTTCAATTCAATAGGCGCATGGAACTATTCCATCCCGACAGACGCTTCGCCGACCACTGTAGATTGGGACCATTATCTGGGTGACGCGCCCAAAGTGCCTTTTGATGCGAAGCGCTTTTTCAGGTGGAGAAACTACCAGGATTATGGAACGGGCGTAGGAGGGGACTTATTTGTGCATTTAATTACCGGTGTTCATTTTGTTACCAATTCGCTGGGGCCGGAGCGCATCATGTCGTCCGGTGAGTTGAGTTACTGGAAAGATGGCCGTGACGTGCCGGATGTCCTGGTTTCTATTTTGGATTACCCAAAAACCGACATTCATGCCAACTTCCAAATGGTGCTTCGCGTAAACTTTGCCAATGCAGGAGCCATTGCCAACAACACCCGCATTATCGGAACGGAGGGACAGATTGAGTTTACTGAAAACAATCTGGTATTGACTAAGAAAAAGCTGCCGAAAGCGCCCGGCTTTGGTGGTTATGACAGTTTTAATACGTTTTCAGAAAGTCAGCAGCAGGAATTTAAAAAGCAATATGATGCGCAATATCCGGAAGATACCCGCAAGGCAGACCCGGTTAAAGAAGTGAAGTTCACTGCGCCTAAGGAGGATGATGCACACGCCAACCACTTTGCGGATTTCTTTGATAACATTAAGAAAGGCAGTGTCGGAACGATTGAAGACCCCATTTTCGGATTCCGCGCGGCAGCTCCCGTTTTGGCTTGCAATGAAAGTTATTTTTCCAAGAAGATCATCAACTGGGACCCGGTGGCGATGAAGGTTAAAAAGAAATAA
- a CDS encoding SDR family oxidoreductase: MKILLTGATGYIAQRLLPVLLEAGHEVYCCVRDKQRFNASQFPGATVLEVDFLNEATLVNIPDHMDVAYYLIHSMSTGGGEDFEKLEETTATHFKQRIEKTNVRQVIYLSGIINEEDLSKHLLSRKNVEEILKSEHYALTTLRAGIIVGSGSASFEIIRDLVEKLPVMIAPRWLHTQCQPIAIRNVVDFLTGTLLLKETYDKSFDIGGPDILTYKQMLLKFAKVRGLKRRIWVVPVMTPKLSSYWLYFVTSTSYSLAKNLVHSMKVKVVCRPNDLAEKLHIQLLGYEKAISLAFDKIEQNQVLSSWTGAQSSAALSKGITSYMQVPTNGCFIDKRELKVDDPEYVLKRIWSIGGKTGWYYGTWLWEIRGFLDKVTGGVGLRRGRRHPEQIYPGDPLDFWRVLLANKEEKRLLLYAEMKLPGEAWLEFCLDENNVLKQTATFRPLGLPGRLYWYAVLPFHAFIFKGMITNIAGKV, from the coding sequence ATGAAAATCTTGCTCACTGGTGCCACGGGATACATTGCACAGCGATTACTGCCGGTGTTGCTGGAAGCGGGACATGAAGTTTATTGTTGCGTCAGGGATAAGCAGCGTTTCAATGCGTCGCAGTTCCCTGGCGCCACTGTTTTAGAAGTCGATTTTCTGAATGAGGCAACGCTTGTTAACATCCCGGACCACATGGATGTCGCTTATTATCTGATTCACTCCATGTCCACCGGCGGCGGTGAAGATTTTGAGAAGCTGGAAGAAACAACCGCAACGCATTTCAAGCAAAGAATTGAAAAAACGAATGTCCGGCAGGTTATCTATCTGAGCGGGATCATTAATGAAGAGGATCTTTCCAAACACTTGCTTTCCCGCAAAAACGTGGAGGAAATTCTCAAATCGGAACATTATGCATTAACCACATTGCGTGCAGGCATTATCGTCGGCTCAGGCAGCGCGTCTTTTGAAATAATAAGAGACCTTGTAGAAAAGTTGCCTGTCATGATCGCGCCGCGCTGGCTGCATACGCAGTGCCAGCCCATAGCAATCCGTAATGTAGTCGATTTCCTGACCGGAACATTGCTTTTAAAGGAAACTTACGATAAGAGCTTTGATATTGGCGGCCCGGATATTCTAACATACAAACAAATGCTCCTGAAATTCGCCAAGGTGCGCGGGTTAAAAAGGCGCATATGGGTTGTGCCGGTGATGACACCGAAATTGTCTTCCTACTGGCTGTATTTTGTCACTTCCACTTCCTATTCGCTGGCCAAAAACCTTGTTCACAGCATGAAAGTGAAAGTCGTTTGCAGGCCAAATGATCTGGCCGAAAAGCTTCACATTCAATTACTTGGCTATGAGAAGGCAATTAGTCTGGCATTTGATAAGATAGAACAAAATCAGGTGTTATCCAGCTGGACCGGCGCGCAAAGCAGTGCAGCGCTTTCCAAAGGCATTACCAGCTACATGCAAGTGCCAACAAATGGTTGCTTCATTGATAAAAGGGAACTCAAAGTCGATGATCCCGAGTATGTGCTGAAAAGAATTTGGTCAATAGGCGGGAAAACAGGCTGGTATTATGGCACCTGGCTCTGGGAAATCCGCGGGTTTCTGGACAAGGTTACGGGTGGGGTAGGGCTGCGGCGGGGCAGGAGGCATCCTGAACAAATTTATCCAGGCGATCCGCTCGATTTCTGGCGCGTGCTGCTGGCAAACAAAGAGGAAAAAAGACTTTTGTTATATGCGGAAATGAAGCTTCCCGGCGAGGCCTGGCTGGAATTTTGCCTTGATGAAAATAATGTTTTGAAACAAACAGCCACTTTTCGTCCCCTCGGTCTGCCCGGTAGATTATACTGGTATGCCGTTCTTCCATTCCATGCTTTCATTTTTAAAGGAATGATTACCAACATTGCGGGTAAAGTGTGA
- a CDS encoding alpha/beta hydrolase translates to MRQIYATFLLAILAVSAFAQTGKVMDNLSVLSKLLKSERKYAIYLPPDYATSERSYPVLYLLHGAGDDHTGWVQFGEVLNITDKAIREGSATPMIIVMPDADTGRRGYFNDVKGDWNYEDFFFQELMPHVEKKFRIKANKRFRAVAGLSMGGGGTFMYALHHPELFSSACPLSASAGPITVEDAKKNLLRNNPDIQDSTVTNYYNRHSALALINNIKDDQKKAVRWYIDCGDDDFLYEGNSLVHIAMKKKEIPHEFRIREGAHNWTYWRESLPKVLEFVSQAFHQY, encoded by the coding sequence ATGCGACAGATTTACGCTACTTTTCTGCTGGCTATACTGGCGGTTTCGGCTTTTGCCCAAACTGGCAAGGTCATGGATAATTTATCGGTGCTCAGCAAGCTCCTGAAATCCGAAAGAAAATACGCGATTTATCTGCCACCCGATTACGCAACTTCCGAAAGAAGCTATCCTGTGCTTTACCTTTTGCATGGTGCAGGCGATGATCACACCGGGTGGGTCCAGTTTGGCGAAGTCCTTAACATTACCGACAAGGCGATCCGCGAAGGTTCAGCAACCCCGATGATCATTGTTATGCCTGATGCAGACACGGGAAGAAGAGGTTATTTCAATGATGTAAAGGGCGACTGGAATTATGAAGATTTCTTTTTCCAGGAATTGATGCCGCACGTCGAGAAAAAGTTTCGTATCAAAGCCAATAAGCGTTTCAGGGCTGTGGCAGGACTTTCCATGGGAGGCGGTGGCACATTCATGTATGCACTACATCATCCCGAACTATTTTCTTCCGCATGTCCGCTCAGCGCATCCGCCGGGCCGATTACCGTGGAAGATGCCAAAAAGAACTTGTTACGCAATAACCCCGACATTCAGGATTCGACAGTGACCAACTACTACAACCGCCACAGCGCTCTGGCCTTGATCAATAACATTAAAGATGATCAAAAGAAAGCTGTCCGCTGGTATATTGACTGCGGTGACGACGACTTCCTTTACGAAGGCAACAGTCTGGTGCACATTGCCATGAAGAAAAAAGAGATCCCACATGAGTTCCGCATCCGAGAAGGTGCCCACAACTGGACTTACTGGCGGGAGTCGCTGCCCAAAGTGCTCGAATTCGTGTCGCAGGCCTTTCATCAGTATTAA
- a CDS encoding SDR family NAD(P)-dependent oxidoreductase — translation MSVADLPGIKLFDLTGKVAVITGGSKGLGLAMAAGLASAGANIVLVNRNAAEAEKSAEELRSFGTRITSFPTDITSPEQTEAMVKFVVQVFGKIDILINSAGINIRGPIDQLSPADFNQVMEVNVNGTWLASRAVTPIMKQQRSGKIINLASTLGLVGLANRTPYTASKGAVVQMTRALAMELAPFNINVNAICPGPFLTEMNIPIADSDEARDIIIGATALQRWANLQEIQGAAIFLASEASSYMVGSILTVDGGWTAH, via the coding sequence ATGTCTGTCGCGGATTTACCAGGAATAAAGCTTTTTGATCTGACGGGAAAAGTGGCTGTCATCACCGGAGGCTCCAAAGGTCTTGGCCTCGCCATGGCTGCCGGACTGGCTTCTGCCGGAGCCAATATTGTACTCGTCAACCGCAATGCAGCCGAAGCCGAGAAAAGCGCAGAGGAGTTGCGTAGTTTCGGAACACGGATTACCTCTTTCCCAACGGACATTACCAGCCCGGAACAGACTGAGGCCATGGTGAAATTCGTGGTGCAGGTTTTTGGTAAAATCGATATTCTGATCAATAGTGCGGGGATCAATATACGCGGCCCGATTGACCAGCTTTCTCCGGCGGATTTCAATCAGGTTATGGAAGTGAATGTCAACGGCACGTGGCTTGCATCGCGTGCCGTTACGCCCATTATGAAGCAGCAACGAAGCGGCAAAATCATTAACCTAGCCAGCACGCTCGGGCTGGTAGGGCTGGCAAATCGTACGCCCTACACGGCCAGCAAAGGTGCGGTCGTGCAAATGACGCGCGCATTAGCCATGGAACTTGCGCCTTTCAATATCAATGTCAACGCAATCTGTCCAGGTCCGTTCCTCACCGAAATGAACATTCCCATCGCCGACAGCGACGAAGCCCGCGACATCATCATCGGTGCCACCGCTCTGCAGCGCTGGGCCAATCTCCAGGAAATCCAGGGTGCCGCCATTTTCCTGGCTAGTGAAGCATCCAGCTACATGGTCGGGTCGATTTTAACCGTCGATGGCGGCTGGACGGCGCATTAA
- a CDS encoding SusC/RagA family TonB-linked outer membrane protein yields the protein MGISKPEKDRGLSRYFFSLFLTFIVTAAAFAQDVTVKGKVNDEQSQGLPGVSVVVKGTSVGTVTDLEGNYTVNAPGTSTLVFSFIGYITQEIPLGNKTSLDVKLLTDTKALEEVVVVGYGTAKKATLTGSVTAVKGGELAKAPAANLSNTLSGRLPGVSAVQGSGEPGYDGSAIRIRGTNSLGNSNALIVVDGVPNRSGGLDRLNPADIESVSVLKDAAAAIYGSRAGNGVILITTKRGKTGKPQLSYDFNMGMAQPTRTPTMSNASEYAEIRNELQIYDNLEVGEWQGALQGFNTNGAYTRKDNGNVLNAVFTPDDMQKFRDGTDPLIHPNTDWYGSVIRNWSPQQRHNLQLTGGSDNIRYMASLGHINQEGNYVNSATGYKQYDMRINLDTKINKYVSANLGLTLREEFRRFPNGGGAGDIFRMLMRGKPTEIAIWPDGRPGPDIENGQNPAVITTNTTGYNHDKRDYIQTNGSIEILIPGVEGLKVNAMAAIDKQIRRQKSFQKPWTLYFWDKKTYEADGTSPFLTGTVRSTFSDPRLTETASQELSIQLTGQVSYEKKINDHNFNIMAGIQREKVDADGFFAYRRYFISPVVDQLFAGGTPEQNIGNSGSTTVNGQTYNNTDLFTRARLSYFGRAGYNFKEKYLAEFLWRVDGSYVFPQDGRFGFFPGVSAGWRISEEDFWKGNINFLNNVKIRGSWGQMGAEPYLVGTEILAEYQYLSTMGFGSYVINDQVAKTLLESRVANKAFTWEVANNMNFGIEGTLFRDRIAFEFDYFVNNRSNILIPKTGSTPSSAGIDGKLPPQNLGKLQNKGWEFKVSYDGSAKDFTYSVSVNGGYAKNQIKFWDETPGAPAYQQTTGMPYNSFLAYQYDGVFKDQGEVDSNPLDYKGITGTIRPGDMKFKDVNNDGRITADDKVRSEKTNRPQFTGGAAINLGYKAFDLSILFQGALGGLQYIGQTESGDIGNYLKYAYDNRWTIDNPSSTEPRLANRNNTYYTNFDNAGANTYFLRSNNYLRLKNIELGYNLPSEIGSKIGLGNLRVYVNGLNLFTFDKIKIWDPESTSSNGQYYPQSRVLNAGVRVTF from the coding sequence ATGGGGATTTCTAAACCTGAAAAAGACCGGGGCCTAAGCCGGTATTTTTTTTCCCTTTTTCTGACGTTCATCGTCACGGCCGCTGCATTTGCTCAGGATGTTACGGTAAAGGGGAAAGTCAATGATGAGCAGTCGCAGGGGTTACCTGGCGTGAGCGTTGTAGTGAAAGGTACATCTGTGGGTACCGTTACAGATTTAGAAGGGAATTACACAGTTAACGCACCGGGAACAAGCACATTGGTGTTTTCATTTATCGGTTATATCACTCAGGAAATTCCTTTGGGTAATAAAACCAGCCTCGATGTTAAATTGCTTACCGACACGAAAGCTTTGGAAGAAGTTGTGGTCGTAGGTTATGGAACAGCAAAAAAGGCAACATTAACCGGTTCAGTAACAGCGGTTAAGGGTGGCGAATTGGCAAAAGCGCCAGCAGCTAACCTTTCCAACACATTGAGCGGCCGTCTGCCGGGGGTATCTGCGGTACAAGGCAGTGGTGAGCCGGGTTACGATGGTTCCGCCATCCGTATCCGTGGAACCAACTCCCTGGGTAACAGCAATGCACTGATCGTCGTGGATGGTGTTCCTAACCGTAGTGGTGGTTTGGACCGTCTGAACCCTGCTGACATTGAAAGCGTATCCGTTTTGAAAGATGCGGCTGCTGCGATCTACGGTTCACGTGCCGGTAACGGGGTTATTCTGATCACAACAAAAAGAGGTAAAACCGGAAAACCACAGCTGTCGTATGACTTCAATATGGGGATGGCCCAGCCTACCCGTACGCCAACGATGTCTAACGCGTCGGAATATGCCGAAATCCGTAACGAGTTGCAGATTTATGACAACCTGGAAGTGGGTGAATGGCAAGGTGCTTTGCAAGGGTTTAATACCAACGGAGCTTACACCAGAAAAGACAATGGCAATGTATTAAATGCAGTTTTTACGCCGGACGACATGCAAAAATTCCGCGACGGAACTGATCCTTTGATCCACCCGAATACAGACTGGTATGGCAGCGTGATCCGTAACTGGTCACCACAACAGCGTCACAACTTGCAGTTGACCGGTGGTAGCGACAACATCAGATACATGGCATCGCTTGGACACATTAACCAGGAAGGTAACTATGTCAATTCTGCAACGGGTTATAAGCAGTATGATATGCGTATCAACCTGGATACAAAAATCAACAAATATGTAAGTGCGAACCTTGGTTTGACGCTTCGTGAAGAATTCCGTCGTTTCCCAAATGGTGGTGGCGCGGGTGATATCTTCCGTATGTTGATGCGTGGTAAACCAACTGAAATCGCGATCTGGCCGGACGGAAGACCCGGTCCTGATATCGAAAATGGTCAGAACCCGGCGGTTATTACAACAAACACAACGGGTTATAACCACGACAAACGCGACTACATCCAAACCAACGGATCCATTGAAATCCTTATTCCGGGTGTAGAAGGTTTGAAAGTAAATGCAATGGCTGCGATTGATAAGCAGATTCGCCGTCAGAAATCGTTTCAGAAGCCATGGACGCTTTATTTTTGGGATAAAAAAACCTATGAAGCGGATGGAACTTCTCCATTCCTGACAGGAACAGTTCGCTCGACATTCAGCGATCCCCGTTTGACTGAAACAGCATCGCAGGAATTGTCGATCCAGTTGACAGGCCAGGTTTCTTACGAGAAAAAAATCAATGACCACAATTTCAACATCATGGCTGGAATCCAGCGTGAAAAAGTAGATGCGGATGGATTTTTTGCTTACCGTCGCTACTTTATCTCACCGGTTGTAGATCAGCTTTTTGCAGGCGGAACGCCTGAGCAAAACATTGGTAACTCAGGAAGTACTACAGTAAACGGCCAGACTTACAACAACACAGATCTGTTCACCAGGGCCCGTTTGAGCTATTTTGGTAGAGCAGGTTATAACTTCAAAGAGAAATACCTAGCTGAGTTCCTTTGGCGTGTAGATGGTTCTTATGTATTCCCGCAGGATGGCCGTTTCGGTTTCTTCCCAGGGGTTTCGGCAGGTTGGAGAATTTCGGAAGAGGATTTCTGGAAGGGCAATATCAACTTCCTGAACAATGTGAAAATTCGCGGTTCATGGGGACAAATGGGTGCTGAGCCTTATTTGGTCGGAACAGAAATCCTTGCTGAATACCAATACTTATCTACAATGGGTTTTGGTTCTTATGTAATCAACGATCAGGTGGCTAAAACACTTCTTGAATCGCGTGTTGCCAACAAAGCATTTACATGGGAGGTTGCCAACAACATGAACTTCGGTATCGAGGGTACATTGTTCCGTGACAGGATCGCATTCGAATTTGACTACTTTGTTAACAATCGTTCGAATATCCTGATCCCGAAAACAGGTTCTACGCCTTCAAGTGCGGGTATTGATGGAAAACTTCCTCCCCAAAACCTTGGTAAACTGCAAAACAAAGGATGGGAATTCAAAGTAAGTTATGACGGCAGCGCAAAGGACTTTACATACTCTGTGAGTGTGAATGGTGGTTATGCCAAAAACCAGATCAAATTCTGGGATGAAACGCCGGGAGCACCTGCGTACCAGCAAACAACCGGAATGCCTTATAACTCATTCCTGGCTTACCAATACGACGGTGTATTTAAAGATCAGGGAGAAGTTGATTCCAATCCATTGGATTACAAGGGTATCACTGGTACGATCCGTCCCGGTGACATGAAGTTCAAGGATGTGAATAATGATGGAAGAATCACTGCTGATGACAAAGTGAGATCCGAAAAAACAAACCGTCCGCAATTCACCGGCGGTGCGGCGATTAACCTGGGTTACAAAGCATTTGACCTTTCAATCTTGTTCCAGGGCGCATTGGGTGGCTTGCAGTACATCGGACAAACTGAATCCGGTGATATTGGTAACTACCTGAAATATGCTTACGATAACCGTTGGACGATCGACAATCCAAGTTCAACAGAGCCAAGGCTTGCAAACAGAAACAACACTTATTATACCAATTTTGATAATGCTGGTGCCAACACTTACTTCTTGAGAAGCAACAATTATTTGCGTCTTAAAAACATAGAGCTTGGCTACAACCTGCCTTCTGAAATAGGAAGCAAAATCGGTTTGGGTAATTTGAGGGTGTATGTAAATGGACTTAACCTGTTCACATTCGATAAGATCAAAATCTGGGATCCTGAATCGACCAGCTCAAACGGACAATACTATCCGCAGTCAAGAGTACTTAATGCAGGTGTACGTGTAACTTTTTAA